The nucleotide sequence CCGTCAACCGCGAACAGGCCGCCGATCGTCAGGGTCGCGAACACGGCAACCGCACCGCCGGCGGCGAGTCCCGCCGCCATCGGCAACCCTGCCACGCGCCTGCGCAGCCAGACCCAGAGGCCGATCGACACGCACAGCGCGCCCAGCAGGACGCACTCGTACGGCCCTACGATGACCGGCCCGACGCGCACGCCCCATCCGGGCCGGCTTCCGCGGGCCTCCCCGACCTCGACGGTCTCGGTGCGGTGGACCGCCAGGGATTCTCCGTCCCTGGCCGCGGCGACGGTCAGTTGCAGTCCTGAACCGTACATCCAGCGCGGCGCGACCACCGAGAACTCGACGCGGCGGTCGCCGCGCGCGGGGATCGTTCCGCGCCAGGAGACCCGACGCTCGCCCGGATCGAACCGGACGTCCGCGCCCTCGGCGGCGCCGCCGAAGAGGAACCGGTCGCCCATCTCCGCCGAGACCGAGACGTCGACCGGTTCGTCCGAGGTGGACCGGACGACCATCGCCACCGCGATCGGCTCGCCCGCCGGGGCGCGCCTGGGAACGACGAGCTCCGACCTGGCCAGCGTCGGGTCCTCCGGCGACTGGGCGGCAGGCGTGCCGGGCGCCTGGAGAACGGCCAGCGTGACGAGGAGGGAAATGCGCGTCAGGGATCGGCGGCTTTGTGAAAGCACGGAGAACCTCGCCTTCCGGCCGGACCGCGCGGCGGCACGCCGGATTGAGAGCACACGAGTGTCTTTGCCAACCATGTTGTTCATCCTGAGCGCTCTGGAACGAATGGTGTTGCTCCACAGCCGTCCACTTCAGAGGAGGCCCCGGATGAAACTCTATCGTAATACCAATGGATGTAGACTGAACGACGCCTCATCGGGACGGGCGCCACGGTGATGGAGAACTCTGGCCCGGCATCCGTCCGATTGGTGATCGCCCTCCGAGGAGCCGTATGACTCGTTCCTGCCTCTCCTGCGTGATTCTCGCCGTGTTGCTGTTCCCGGCGCTCGCGGACCACGTCGGACGGCTCGACGCCGTCGGCGCGGGCTCGTCGGTCGAGCGCCTCAGGCCGGCGCTGCCGAGGATTCCCGGCCGCACGTTCAGGCTCGCGGACTTCGGTGCCGTGGGTGACGGCAAGACGCTCAACACCGAGGCGTTCAGCAAGGCCATCGCCGCCGTTGAGAAGGCTGGCGGCGGCAGGCTGGTCGTGCCGAAGGGCGTCTTCCGCACTCGGCCCTTCACGCTCTGCTCGAACCTCGATCTGCACCTCGAGGCCGGCGCGGTGATCCAGGCGCCGGATACCTTCGAGGCCCTCGGCCTGCCCGATCCCCGCACGCTCACGTCCCAGGCCGAAGTGGCCGCGAAGGTGAAGGTGCCAGCCCCCCTCATCAGTGGCCGGAATCTCCACGACGTGGCCCTGACCGGCTCCGGGACGATTGACGGCAGCGGCCGCCACTGGTGGGAATGGTCCGAGCGCGCGGCGCGCGCCGTGGCCGGCACCGAGCCGGGGCGGGTCGTCTATCCGCGCCCGAACCTCGTGGTGATCAACGGGTGCGAGCGTCTCCACGTCGCCGACCTCACCCTGACCAACTCGTCGAAGTTCCACCTGGTGCCGAGCAACATCACCGACCTCACGATCGAACGCATCAAGGTTCGCGCGCCGTTCGACGCGCCCAATACCGACGCCATCGATCCCGGTCCGGGCACGAACTTCCTGATCCGGGACTGCGACATCGACACGGGCGACGACGACATCGTCATCAAGAACGGCGGGACGAACATCCTGATCGAGAACAACAGGATCAAGCACGGCCACGGCATTTCGATCGGATCGGGCACGACCGCAGGCATCCACCACATGCTCGTCCGCCACTGCACGCTCGAGGGCACGGACAACGGCATCCGCATCAAGTCGATGCGTGGCGCCGGCGGTCCGGTTGACGACATCCGGTACACCGACATCAGGATGAAGAACGTTCCGAATGCCATCGTGTTCATCCTGGACTACGTCGACAACAACCGCCCCGACTTCAAGGGCGATCCAACCAGGGTCCCCTCCATCCGGGACGTCCTCATCGACAACGTGACGATCGAGGGCTCGGAGAATGCCGGACGGATTGTCGGCCTGCCCGACAGCCCGATCAGGGGCCTCACGTTTCGCAAGGTCCGGATCACGGCGGAGCACGACCTCGTCATCAAGGACGCCGACCCGCCCGTGTTCGACCGCGTGACCCGCACCATCAAGAAGGGCGTCGCTCCTGCCCGCGCCAGGATCATCGAATAGTACCTGATGTGGTAGTCGCTCCAGGTGTTGGTGACTTCGGTGGGGTAGAGTTCCTTGCCACCTGCCGAGGTATGCGCGGGGGGATCGGACGGCCTGCCGATCTGCACGACTCCGACCCCTGCAACGGCGGAGTGGGCGCAAGCCACGACCAGCGTCGCGACGCACATGACGGAACCGTACTGCATGGATACCCTTTCGGTGATGGACACGTCCATCCCGGCCAGGCATTCCGCCGCAGGGATTCGCGCCAATTGTGACCGATCGGGGAGAATGCGGGATGAACCCGCGAGATGGCGAGATGGCGTCCGAGCGCCTGGAGGCACCATGGCATTCATGCTACTGGATCTGATGTGGCAGTTCCTTTGGAGGTGAGGGATGCATTCGATGAAAGTCTGCATTGTCGGGGCCTCTGGGAAACTCGGCAGGCACATGGTGCAGCACGCGCTCGACCGGGGCTACGAGGTGGTTGGCGTCTGTCGCGAGCGCAGCGTAGGCAAACTCGACGCGTTCAAAGGGCGCATCACAGTCGTCCCCGGCGGTACGAACGACCGCGAGGTCATCAAGAAGGCTGTCGCAGGGTGTGACGGGGTGCTCACCGTGCTGGTTCCTTGGGGAGTTCACCAGTACTCGTCGGGGACGGCCCAGGCGGTACTCGACCACGCGCGTCCGGGCGCGCGGCTGATCTTCTCCTGCGGCTGGCACATTACGCGGGACGGCCAGGACGTGTACTCGCGGACCTTCAAAGCGGCCGTGAAGGTCGTGGGCTGGCTCGCGCGGCTGGTTCGCGCGGTGGAGGTCGACGACCAGGTGGAGGCGTGCCGGCGGGTGTTTGCCAGCAACACCCGGTGGACGGTCGCGCGCGGGAGCGACCTTGAAGAGGGCGAGAGCCAAGGCCTGCCCGTGTGGAGTCGGCACGTGGGTGATCCCATCCTCGAGAGCAATATGACGCGCCGCGTGGACTTCGCCCTATTCATGGTAGAGGCCCTCGAGAACGACGAGTTGGTCCACGAAGCCCCGGCAATTGTCGGATGCCGCACACCCTCGGCGCTCGCACACGCCGCTGCTGTTGGGCCGGGCCATGACCGCTGAACGGTCCGGCGACGGCCTCCCACGCGACTTCAGCACAAACCGCTTCACGCTCGCGCTGGCGAACGGAAACTGACGGTCGTCGCCAGCGCCGCCGTCGCGGTGATCGGCATCACACCCCGAACTTCGTGGAGACCGGCGTGGCAGCCCCCGACTGCTGGCTGAGGGTTCACTCGCCCCCTGGTGCACGCCGATCCACAGTGGCTTCGCGACGGTGAAAGCCCCAGGTCGCGCCTGTTTGTCCGCTTGGCGCCACGCGGCTCGGCCTGGTCAGGCAACTGCTCACCGAAAGCGCCGCAGGCCCCATCGCCGCGGCGGTGGCGCCCGTCCTCACCTGGGGGCTGCTCGGGGTGGCCGTGACGCTGGTGGCAGAGGCGCCGACTCCCGAGTATTGCCGGTCAGCTACATGGTCGCCCGGCGCACGCGTCAAGTCGGCATCCGAATGGCCCTCGGCGCGCGGAGGCACGACGTCGTTCCGGGCCGCGAGCACTCCCGTGATGTCCGTCTCGCCCGGTCGTCACGGTCGCGCGTGACGGCGGTCCAATCAGCGGAACAACAGCGGCGCTGCGTCGCGCAGGTTCATGCGCCAGATCGGCCAGGTGTGGTCGTCGCGCCGGCCCGGCCACATCGATTCATAGTCGGTACGTGCGTATTCGTGCTTGATCCTGCTGGCCGTCAGGAACTTGTCGAAGGCGTCGCTGGCATCCACCAGGTGGTCCTTCGTTCCGCAGAAGATCATGAGCATCTTCATCTGCTGGTTGGTCTTCTCAGGGTTCGCGATCAGGTCCGCGAACATCTTCTTGTAGATGTCCTCGGGGTAGCGGATCGCGGGCGAGAGTCCGATCACCGTCGCGAACAGGCCCGTGTTCTGCAGCCCGAAGCGCAGCGTCTGCCCGCCGCCCATGGAGAGCCCCATGATGGCCCGGTTGTCGCGGTCCGTCAGCGTGCGGTAGTGCGAGTCCACGTAGGGGACGACCTCCTTGTACAACGCCCGCTGCAGCATGTCGTTGTTCTTCTCGCGGTCGATCTGTGAATCCGCCATGACGTGCCCGCGCGGCATCACGATGATCATCGGCTTCGCCTTGCCCGCCGCGAGCAGGTTGTCGAGGATGAAGTTGGCCCGGCCTTCCTCCACCCATCCGCCTTCGAGATCGCCCGAGCCGTGCAGCAGGTACAGCACCGGGTACTTCTGACTGCCCGTCGAGTACCCCGGAGGCGTGTAGATCCAGAGCCTGCGCGTTTCTTTCAGCAGCTCGGAGGGGTAGAAGTTGATCTCCACCTTGCCGTGCGGCACGGGCGTTTCGGCGTAGAAATCGGGGTAGCCCGGCATGAGAAAGCGGTTGTTGTTGCCGCGCGGCCCCACCTTGGCGCCGGTATTCCTCTGGTCCATGGTGGGCGCGCCGTCCACCATGTAGAGGTAGGTGTAACCGTCGGGGCGCAACCCGCTGAGGCTCGCGCTCCACACGCCCCGGTCGTCCTTGGTCATGGGAAGGAACCTCTTCCCGGCGACCGTGATCGCCTCGCCCCGCACCTCGACCTTCTGTGCCTGCGGTGCGTACATGCGGAACGTGATGACGCCGTCCTTGAACTCCACAGGGTTGAACTGCGGGACATCCTCGGTCGGATCAACGGCCGCACCGGGACGGGGCGTCTGGCCGAACGAGACGGCCGCAACGAAAACGATGGCGAGACCCAGGAACCACGATCTCTTCATGAGTGCCTCCAGGCCGGATCACCGCTTCCCATGGTCTCGGCCCGGCTCACACACCTCGCTGAGACCACGGGAAGCGCCAGGGCGTGCCTACTTGAAGAGCAGTTGTGCGTAGTCGCCCAGGAAGTCGCGCCAGAGGAACCAGTAGTGCCTGCCTGGGATTTCCTTGTAGGACGTCTTGATGCCGGCGGCCTTCACAGCGGCCTCGAGCTCGATCGTGCGATCGCGCGCCTGGTCGGTCGTGCCGGCGCCGGTCCAGTAGAAATGGAGTCCGCCGGCCTTCATCGCGGCCAACTGCTTCGTCATGGTCTCGTCGATGCCGCCGCGGAGGCCCGAGCTGAACACGGCGATCCATCCGAACACGAGCGGGTTGTTGGTGGTGGCCATGATCGTGTGGCCGCCGCCCATCGACAGCCCGGCAATGGCGCGGTTGTCCTTGTTGGCGATGACGCGGTAGGACTTCTCGACGAACGGAATCACGTCCTTCACGAGGCTGTTCGGATAAGACCCCACGTACGGCTGCGCCGGCCGGGGCGGCTGTGCCGCCTGTCCGGCGGCCTGCGCGGCAGCCTGGATCGGCGGGGGCGCCGGCGCCACGACCTGCTGCGGAGCCGGGGTCGGGCCGTAGCCGAAGCCCTGTGACACGGTCTGAGTGGCGTTGCCGTTGGGCATGACCACGATCATCGGCTTGATCTTGCCGGCCGCGAGGAGGTTGTCCATGATGATGGTGGCGCGGCCCATGGTGGTCCAGGCGTCTTCGTCGCCGCCGCCGCCGTGCAGCAGGTAGAGCACCGGGTACTTCGCGGTCGAGGTCTTGTAGTCGGGCGGCAGCCACACGTACATGCGCCGCCGCTCCTGGTTCAGCGTGGGCGAGGGAAACCAGACCTGTTCCACGGTTCCGTGCGGGACGTCCTTGAAGTCCCACAGCGCGGATTCCGGTCCGGAGACCATCAGCAGGTTGTCGTACCGGTTGCCGTCGCGCTGCGTCTCGCCGTTGCTCGGATCGAGGGCCTTCACGCCGTCGGCGAGGAACCAGTAGCCCCACAACTGCGGAGCCATCGGCCCGATCGTCACCGACCAGACACCGGCATCGTCCTTCTTCATCTTGATGTCGGTTCCGCCGTCCCAGCTTCCGTTGAGCGTGACCTCCTGGGACTTCGGCGCGAAGAAGCGGAACGTGACGGTTCTGTCAGGGTGGATGTCCGGCGACAGCAGGCGCGGTGCGGCCGGCCGGGTCGCGGCTCCAGGGTCGGGCTGGGCAAACGCGACGGATGCGGTGAAGAGCGCGATGACGAGCGCTCCGATCCCACTCGAGCGACTCAACGTCATGAATCCTCCTCGTTGAACGAATAGGGGCAATGTTCTTGCCTATCGGAACAGCATCGCTGCCATGTCGGCGAGCGAGTGACGCCAGACCTTCCACTCGTGCTCGCCCGGGTATCGCTTGAACGTGAGGTTGATCCTGCGCGCGCGCAAGTCCGCTTCGACCTTGGTGAGCGCGTCGATGCGGTTGTCCTCCGTGCCGCACGAGAAGAAGAGCAACTCGAGCCTCTTATTGGTGGCGGCGGGGTCGGCGAAAAAGCCCGGGGAGACCTGTTCCAGGAGGTTCGCCCCGGGGACCACGCCGTTCACCGCGCGGCCAAAAGTCCCAGAGCTCATGATGCCCACCGATGCGAAGACGTCGAGCCGCTTCAGCCCGACGTTCGTCGCAATACCGGAGCCCATCGACAGGCCGGCGATGGCCCGGTTCTCGCGACCGGCCAGCGTGCGGAAGTGGTTCTCCACGAAGGGAACGATGTCGTTCACGATGGCCCGCTCGTGGGGCGCGAATTCCGTATTGCCACTTCCCACGCCGGGAGGTGGAGCGGTGCGCGGCCCGGCAGCGTCCAGCGAGGCCAACTCGTTCCAGTACGCGTTCGGCATCACCACGATCATGGGTCTGGCCTTGCCCTGCGCGATCAGGTTGTCCATGATCACGTTGGCAACACCCATCTCCGGCCATGCCGCTTCGTCTCCTCCGCTGCCGTGCAGCAGGTACAGCACGGGGTACCTGGTTGTGCCCTCCTCGTACCCTGGCGGAGTGTAGACGAACATCCGGCGCGCGGCTTTCAACTCCGCCGACCGGAACCACGTCGTCGTCACCGTTCCATGGGGCACGGCCCGCGGCTGGAACACCGCAGACGCGTCGCCGGGCACGAGCACGGTGTTCATGAATCCGACGCCGTCGCGCACGACGTTGTAGTTGCGCGGATCGAGCGTCCTGACTCCGTTCACCGAAAAGGTGTACGCCCACAGCTCGGGCTGGAGCACCGACGTCGTCACGGTCCAGAGACCTGACGCGTCCCTGGTCATCGCCAGGTCGCGACCGCCCTGCCAATTCCCTTGCACCAGCACCTCTGCGGCTTTGGGCGCGAGGAGGCGGAACGTGATCCGGCCGTCTGCGAGCACCTCTGGAGAACGGACCGCCGCCTGGGCCTGGCCGCCCCGGGTGCCCACCGACGTCGCAGGCGGCTCCTGTGCCACCAGGCCCGTGGAGAGAACCGTGGACAGAACGACGATTGCACCTGTCGCGTGAATCAGCCTCATAGGTGTCCTTGTCTTCTATTTCGAAGCCGGCTGGAACAGCCTCGGCAGCAGATCCTTCAGTGACACGCGCCAGACCGGCCACTCGTGGATGTATCCCGGGAACTCCATGAGCGTGTACTTCATCCCTTCGTCCTTCAGGACCTGCTTCACCGCGGCGTGCGCGGCCTGCAGAGTGTCCGCCGTGCCGATCGAAATGTACAAGAGTCGCAACTTGTCGTTCGCGCTGGAATCGAGCTGTGGCAGGAGGGCGGCGAACTTCACAGGATCGATGGACCGGGCGATGTCCGGTCCCTTCAGGCTTGCAGCATTCGGGGGAGGCGGAACATCGATCGCGGCACCCGGCATGACGGGATAGCCTCCGCTGAAGGCGGCCACCCACGCGAACAGGTCGAGGTTGTTGAACGCGACGTACATGGTCTGGGCGCCGCCAACCGACAGACCTGCGATGGCTCGGTGCTCCCGGTCCGTCCGGGTCCGGTAGATCTTGTCGATGAACGGAACCAGGTCCTTGACCAGGCTCGCGGGGAAACGACGGAACCGGCCCGGATCCTGATTCGCCGGGAGCGCGGGCGGGGCGGGCACCAAATCGGGGGCGGCGATCCGCGTCGTGTTCCCGTTGGGCATCACGACGATCATCGGCTGTGCTTTGCGCTTGGCGATCAGGTTGTCGAGAATCTGGCTGGCCCGGCCGCAGGACGACCAGGCATCCTCGTCGCCGCTTCCACCGTGGAGCAGGTAGAGCACGGGATACCGCTCGGTCCCGTTTTCGTACCCGGCCGGCGTGTACACATAAGCACGGCGCGTCTCGTTCACGGCTGGAGAGGGATACCACTGCAGTGACACCGTTCCGTGGGGGACGGCGTTCACGATGTAGTCCGCCGATTCCGGCCCTGGCACGAGCAGCGTGTTTTCGATCTTGTCCGTGTTGCGCCGCGTATTGACGTTGCGTGGATCCAGGGTGGTCACACCGTTGACGCTGAACGTGTAGATCCAGAACTCGGGCTTCAGCGGACCGACGGTGGCCGACCAGACGCCCTTGTCGTCCTTCACCATCGGAGTCGTGGTGCTGTCGATGCCGCCCGGCCAGTCCCCGGTGACGGAGACACTCGTGGCGCCCGGTGCGAGCAATCGGAAGGTCACGCGTCCATCCGGCAGAACCTCGGGAGAGACCACCCGTGGGGGGCCCTGCCTGGGTGCCTGCGCCGTCACCACACCAGTGGAGAGAAGAAAGCCGATCATTGCCGAGGCGAAGATCTTCATGAAGTTCTTCGGAGCGGATCGCGAATGAAGGGTCCCCGGGAAGGGAGAGAGACCGGCAGTCCCCCGCCCTCCCCGGGACCAGATCACGGCGGGCGTCAGAACTGGAAGCGGGCCAGCAACTGGATCTCCCGCGACGGCCGGGCGGACGCCACCGTCCCGAACCCCGACTTGTTCACGAGGTTGCCGGCAGAGTCGTACGCCAGGTTCGTCGGCGTCGGGTCGGCGTAGCTCTTGAGAATGAGCGTCGAGTTGACCGTCAGGAACTGGTCCGTGTTGAGCGCGTTGAACAGGTCGACCCTCAGTTCCAGCCGGCGTTTGCCGCCGAGCGGGACGAACTTGCTCACCGAAAGGTCGAGGTTGTTCTGCATGGGGCCGGCGAGGTAGTTCTTGCCCGATTCGAGGCCGACGCTGCCCGCCTTGGGCACCGCGAAGGCGTCCACGTTGAACTGCCTGTAGGGATCGCTGCTGTGCCCGCTGCCGGGATCCCCGACGACCAGCAACCGTGCCCCTTCGAGCCCCTGCGTGCCGGTGAGACCGTAGGCCGAGAGGCCTTGAATGGTGAAGGTGGGCGTGTAGGGCACGCCGGACACCAGGCGGTAGACTCCCGAGATCTGCCAGTCGTTGGCGAAGGCGCCGAGGGTGCGGTCGCTCGTCACCTTCGGTGTCTGCCAGACGAACTGCGCGATGAAGTTGTGACGCCGGTCGTAGTCGAGCAGGGCGTAATTGGCCTGGGCCTGGTACTGGTCATTGCGGGGGAACCCGACCACGTTCGGGTTCGGGTTGTTGTTGCCCGCCGGCAGGTCGATGCTCGACGTGCCCATCGCCTTGCTGAGCGTGTATCCGAGCGAGAACAGCAGGCCCTGGTGGAACCGACGGTTGAACGACATCTGCAGCGAGTTGTAATCCGCGTACGCGCTGGTGTCGACCATGAAGATGTTGCCGTAGCCCTGGTACGGCCGGAGGAGGTCGACCGGCAGAGCGGTGGCGCCAGGAATGCTGCTGGCCTTGAGCGTCGGATCCTGGTTCTGCGGCAGGAAGGCGGCCCCGTAGCTCGGCGCGTTGATGTTCTTCTGCGTGTGCTGATGGCGGCTCTTCGTGCCGACGTACGACACGTCGACCACCGAATGCCACGGCAACTGGACCTGGACGCCCACGTTGTAGGCGTAGACTCGCGGGAACGTGCCGTCCTGCTGGAACGCGAACAGGGTGGGCGGGGCGACCAGGGCGCTGTTCGCGTTGATGTCCTGCAGCCTCCCGTAGAAGAGCGTTGGCTGAACAACCGTCGGTGGCTGCTCGATCATGCCGTACACCGTGTCGCCCATTGGCCGGTTGTAGAACACACCGCCGCCGCCGCGCACGACGATCTGCTGCTTGCCGGTCACGTCCCACGAGGCGCCAAACCGCGGCGCGACCTGGATCCCGGCGTTCTGGTAGAGGTACTCGTCGATGCCGTTCGTCCCGGCCTGGAAGAGTCCGTTCTGCAGCGATCCCGAACCCGGGACGATGCGGCCGATCGCGGCGGCGGGCTGGACCTGGCCCGTCACCTTGTCGTAGGCCACGCGCACGCCGTTCACGACGGCCGGGTAGTAGAGGCGCGGTGCCGAACTCGGGGTGTACTTGTCGGGCAGGAAGTTGGAGGTTTGGTTCTTCGTGTCGTGCGTCTGCTGCATCCAGTAGAAGCGGACCCCGTAGTCCAGCGTGAGGCGATCCCCGGCCTTCCAGTTGTCCTGCAGGTACCACTCGACGTTGTTGTAGACGTAGTTCCCCTCCACCCACTGCGCCGCCTGGCCGTAGGTCTGGTAGATGCCGAGCGCCGCGTTGGCGAACGGGTATCCGCTGTCCAAGGGGTTCGATGCGTCGTTCTGGAAGCTGATGTTCCCGTTGGCTGCCGCGCGGCTGCTCTGTGGCTTGAGGCTGTGGCTGAAGTACACGCCGGCCTTCGCCGTGTGCTGGCCGAACGTCTTGGTGATGCTGCCGGCGAGGTCCTGCGTGGGGTTGGCGTTGATGAACGGCGCGTACTCGGTCTGGTTGGTCGGCGAGAAGCTGGTGCCGACTCGGCCGTTCCAATTGAACCGCGGCACCATGTCGAGCTGCACCGCCGCGGGATAGAGCATCGGCAGCGCGGAGAGGCCGTACGCCGTCTTGTTGTACTGGTCGGGGTACAGCGGCATGTTGGTGAACGCGTTTCGCGCCCGACCGTAGGTGAGCTCCAGGAATGTGGTGTTGTTGAGCGTGACCGCCGACGTCACCGACACTCCCCGGTTGTTCCGCTGGTCATCCTTCAGGCCAAATTGAGGGAGGTTCGTCCCGTAGCCGGTCGTGCCGCCGCCATAGGGCTGCATGTTCGTGCCGACCGTCTGCAGCAGCTTCCCGTAGATGCGCCAGTTGGCGCCCGGCATCCAGTCGAGCCGTATCAGGTCCTGGCGGCGCGGCGTCTCCTGCGGGTCCTGCGAAACGTAGTTGTAGCCCTGCGAGATGGTCGATGAGCTGTTGGCGGCCGGGTACATCTTCAGGATGTTGAGGCCCACCTGGTAGATCTTGCTCGCCGGAACCTTCCCGAGGACGCCGCCGTCCTGGAAGCAGCCGCGGGTGTCCGTCGGACTGCACGGCAGACCGGTCGTGTAGTCCCTGATGTAGGGGTAGAGCGCGCCGGCACTGTCCCGCGTCTGCGAGAAGTCGCCATTCCGCTCGAGGTCGGTCGGGACGCGCACGCGCTGCGGCACGGTCTGCGCGATGAGACGCTTCTGGAACTCCTGGTTGACGAAGAAGAACAGCTTGCTCCGGCTCTTGTTGAAGCCGCCCGGCAGCAGCACGGGGCCGCCGATCGAGTAGCCGAAGTCGCGCTGCTGCAGCGGCGGAACAGGCTGTGGCGGGGTCGCTTTCTCGTTGAACCAGGTGTTGGAGTTCAGGTCGGAGTTCCGGCGTACGAAGTAGAGGGAGCCGCGGAATTCGCGGCCGCCGCTCTTGGTCACCGCGGTGACCTGCGCGCCCGCCGACCGCCCGTACTCGGCCTGGTAGTTCGACGAGAGGACCTTGATTTCCTGGACGGCATCGAGTGAGAGCGACACGGACGGCCCCTGGTTGCTGCCGGTGTCCATGCTCGTGATGCCGTCGATCTGGACGTTGTTCTGGTTCGCGCGCATCCCGTTCGCGTTCATCGAGTTCGACTGCGCGCCGAGAGCCCCGACCGTCGACGCCGTGTTCACGATGCCGGGGGCGTTGAATGCCAGCCCGAAGAAGCTGCGCCCGTTCACCGCGACGCTCTGCACGACCTCGCCCTCGACGCTGAACGACCGTTCGGCGCTCGTGGTCTGCATGTCCGTGGCCTTGGCGGCGACGGTGACCGTCTCCGACAGGGCGCCGACCTCGACCGTCAGGACGCCGAGGCTCTTCTTGTCGCCGGCGTTCACCTGCAAGCTCGCCACCTCGAGGGTTCTGAACCCCTCCATCGTCACCTTGATCTTGTAGGTGTCGGCCGAAACGGTCGGGAAGACGAAGTATCCTTCGTGGTTCGA is from Vicinamibacterales bacterium and encodes:
- a CDS encoding alpha/beta hydrolase-fold protein, yielding MKIFASAMIGFLLSTGVVTAQAPRQGPPRVVSPEVLPDGRVTFRLLAPGATSVSVTGDWPGGIDSTTTPMVKDDKGVWSATVGPLKPEFWIYTFSVNGVTTLDPRNVNTRRNTDKIENTLLVPGPESADYIVNAVPHGTVSLQWYPSPAVNETRRAYVYTPAGYENGTERYPVLYLLHGGSGDEDAWSSCGRASQILDNLIAKRKAQPMIVVMPNGNTTRIAAPDLVPAPPALPANQDPGRFRRFPASLVKDLVPFIDKIYRTRTDREHRAIAGLSVGGAQTMYVAFNNLDLFAWVAAFSGGYPVMPGAAIDVPPPPNAASLKGPDIARSIDPVKFAALLPQLDSSANDKLRLLYISIGTADTLQAAHAAVKQVLKDEGMKYTLMEFPGYIHEWPVWRVSLKDLLPRLFQPASK
- a CDS encoding DUF3592 domain-containing protein; protein product: MVGKDTRVLSIRRAAARSGRKARFSVLSQSRRSLTRISLLVTLAVLQAPGTPAAQSPEDPTLARSELVVPRRAPAGEPIAVAMVVRSTSDEPVDVSVSAEMGDRFLFGGAAEGADVRFDPGERRVSWRGTIPARGDRRVEFSVVAPRWMYGSGLQLTVAAARDGESLAVHRTETVEVGEARGSRPGWGVRVGPVIVGPYECVLLGALCVSIGLWVWLRRRVAGLPMAAGLAAGGAVAVFATLTIGGLFAVDGTRTLVTDIAMLRSWEPVSCTVVDAVAAYEPPASGGRGTKARSGSYAPQAVTRYRSGRTWVTALGFWSDSHIFVSRRAERLVAPYRSGTITTCFVDPDRPDRFVLDRTPGFGHLVLVAILALGAAAVWLAIRLRRRPGPTEPA
- a CDS encoding alpha/beta hydrolase-fold protein, coding for MTLSRSSGIGALVIALFTASVAFAQPDPGAATRPAAPRLLSPDIHPDRTVTFRFFAPKSQEVTLNGSWDGGTDIKMKKDDAGVWSVTIGPMAPQLWGYWFLADGVKALDPSNGETQRDGNRYDNLLMVSGPESALWDFKDVPHGTVEQVWFPSPTLNQERRRMYVWLPPDYKTSTAKYPVLYLLHGGGGDEDAWTTMGRATIIMDNLLAAGKIKPMIVVMPNGNATQTVSQGFGYGPTPAPQQVVAPAPPPIQAAAQAAGQAAQPPRPAQPYVGSYPNSLVKDVIPFVEKSYRVIANKDNRAIAGLSMGGGHTIMATTNNPLVFGWIAVFSSGLRGGIDETMTKQLAAMKAGGLHFYWTGAGTTDQARDRTIELEAAVKAAGIKTSYKEIPGRHYWFLWRDFLGDYAQLLFK
- a CDS encoding glycosyl hydrolase family 28 protein, with translation MTRSCLSCVILAVLLFPALADHVGRLDAVGAGSSVERLRPALPRIPGRTFRLADFGAVGDGKTLNTEAFSKAIAAVEKAGGGRLVVPKGVFRTRPFTLCSNLDLHLEAGAVIQAPDTFEALGLPDPRTLTSQAEVAAKVKVPAPLISGRNLHDVALTGSGTIDGSGRHWWEWSERAARAVAGTEPGRVVYPRPNLVVINGCERLHVADLTLTNSSKFHLVPSNITDLTIERIKVRAPFDAPNTDAIDPGPGTNFLIRDCDIDTGDDDIVIKNGGTNILIENNRIKHGHGISIGSGTTAGIHHMLVRHCTLEGTDNGIRIKSMRGAGGPVDDIRYTDIRMKNVPNAIVFILDYVDNNRPDFKGDPTRVPSIRDVLIDNVTIEGSENAGRIVGLPDSPIRGLTFRKVRITAEHDLVIKDADPPVFDRVTRTIKKGVAPARARIIE
- a CDS encoding NAD(P)H-binding protein, which produces MKVCIVGASGKLGRHMVQHALDRGYEVVGVCRERSVGKLDAFKGRITVVPGGTNDREVIKKAVAGCDGVLTVLVPWGVHQYSSGTAQAVLDHARPGARLIFSCGWHITRDGQDVYSRTFKAAVKVVGWLARLVRAVEVDDQVEACRRVFASNTRWTVARGSDLEEGESQGLPVWSRHVGDPILESNMTRRVDFALFMVEALENDELVHEAPAIVGCRTPSALAHAAAVGPGHDR
- a CDS encoding alpha/beta hydrolase-fold protein, which encodes MRLIHATGAIVVLSTVLSTGLVAQEPPATSVGTRGGQAQAAVRSPEVLADGRITFRLLAPKAAEVLVQGNWQGGRDLAMTRDASGLWTVTTSVLQPELWAYTFSVNGVRTLDPRNYNVVRDGVGFMNTVLVPGDASAVFQPRAVPHGTVTTTWFRSAELKAARRMFVYTPPGYEEGTTRYPVLYLLHGSGGDEAAWPEMGVANVIMDNLIAQGKARPMIVVMPNAYWNELASLDAAGPRTAPPPGVGSGNTEFAPHERAIVNDIVPFVENHFRTLAGRENRAIAGLSMGSGIATNVGLKRLDVFASVGIMSSGTFGRAVNGVVPGANLLEQVSPGFFADPAATNKRLELLFFSCGTEDNRIDALTKVEADLRARRINLTFKRYPGEHEWKVWRHSLADMAAMLFR
- a CDS encoding alpha/beta hydrolase-fold protein, whose amino-acid sequence is MKRSWFLGLAIVFVAAVSFGQTPRPGAAVDPTEDVPQFNPVEFKDGVITFRMYAPQAQKVEVRGEAITVAGKRFLPMTKDDRGVWSASLSGLRPDGYTYLYMVDGAPTMDQRNTGAKVGPRGNNNRFLMPGYPDFYAETPVPHGKVEINFYPSELLKETRRLWIYTPPGYSTGSQKYPVLYLLHGSGDLEGGWVEEGRANFILDNLLAAGKAKPMIIVMPRGHVMADSQIDREKNNDMLQRALYKEVVPYVDSHYRTLTDRDNRAIMGLSMGGGQTLRFGLQNTGLFATVIGLSPAIRYPEDIYKKMFADLIANPEKTNQQMKMLMIFCGTKDHLVDASDAFDKFLTASRIKHEYARTDYESMWPGRRDDHTWPIWRMNLRDAAPLLFR